The Streptococcus sanguinis genome contains the following window.
CATTGAAAGGATAAATTATGGCAACGATTCAATGGTTTCCGGGGCATATGTCCAAGGCACGGAGACAGGTACAGGAAAATATTAAGTTTGTTGATTTTGTGACGATACTGGTCGATGCGAGGCTTCCTTTATCCAGTCAAAATCCTATGCTGACTAAGATTGTGGGCGATAAACCTAAGCTTTTGATTTTAAACAAGGCTGATTTGGCAGACCCTGTTCGGATTAAGGAATGGCAGAGCTATTTTGAAAGTCAGGGAATTCCGACCTTATCTATTAATTCCAAAGAGCAATCTGCTGTTAAAAAAGTAACAGATGCAGCTAAAAAGCTTATGGCTGACAAATTGGCGCGACAGAAAGAGAGAGGAATTCGCATCGAAACCTTGCGTACCATGATTATTGGCATTCCAAATGCTGGCAAATCAACCCTCATGAATCGCTTAGCTGGTAAGAAAATCGCTGTTGT
Protein-coding sequences here:
- the ylqF gene encoding ribosome biogenesis GTPase YlqF, with protein sequence MATIQWFPGHMSKARRQVQENIKFVDFVTILVDARLPLSSQNPMLTKIVGDKPKLLILNKADLADPVRIKEWQSYFESQGIPTLSINSKEQSAVKKVTDAAKKLMADKLARQKERGIRIETLRTMIIGIPNAGKSTLMNRLAGKKIAVVGNKPGVTKGQQWLKSNKDLEILDTPGILWPKFEDETVALKLALTGAIKDNLLPMDEVTIFGLNYFKEHYPEELTARFKQLDLSQEAPDMIMDMTQKLGFRDDYDRFYSLFVKDVRDGKLGRYCLDTVGELDGND